A portion of the Parasedimentitalea marina genome contains these proteins:
- a CDS encoding Arc family DNA-binding protein, which produces MSAKSEFPSDKQDKYVLRFPDGMRDRIKAAAAENNRSMNAEIVATLEENYPSIPSLEELMKILEDLSGQLGKMEQGPEWAEASNNFIELIDAIRGRIHTFTDDEVHQTYKTITRTDD; this is translated from the coding sequence ATGTCAGCGAAAAGCGAATTCCCAAGCGACAAACAGGACAAGTACGTCCTTCGCTTCCCCGACGGGATGCGCGACCGCATCAAAGCGGCGGCGGCTGAAAACAATCGCTCAATGAATGCCGAAATCGTTGCGACTCTTGAAGAAAATTATCCTTCCATCCCATCGTTGGAGGAGCTCATGAAGATTCTTGAGGATCTATCCGGCCAACTTGGCAAGATGGAACAAGGTCCGGAATGGGCCGAGGCGTCCAACAATTTCATCGAACTGATTGATGCAATAAGGGGGCGTATCCACACTTTTACAGACGATGAGGTGCATCAAACTTACAAAACTATTACCCGTACCGACGACTAA
- a CDS encoding ankyrin repeat domain-containing protein — MLAREEGNTSLHRAASSGSSENIEALLDAGADVNARGGEHGHTALHTAIGGKRRASTLRRSRRQHKGPIWNTLRHR, encoded by the coding sequence GTGCTCGCGCGGGAAGAGGGCAACACCTCCCTGCATCGTGCGGCTTCCTCTGGATCGTCGGAAAACATTGAAGCGCTGCTCGACGCCGGAGCGGACGTCAACGCACGTGGTGGCGAGCATGGCCACACAGCTCTGCATACTGCGATCGGAGGGAAACGTCGCGCTTCTACTCTACGCCGGAGCAGACGGCAGCATAAAGGGCCGATTTGGAACACCCTTCGCCATCGCTGA
- a CDS encoding LysR family transcriptional regulator produces the protein MLNLKPIRVFLEIASLQSFTAASQSLRMTPATVTRIIARLEEDLGQQLLLRTTRRVSLTSAGALVAARYRPLIEEFDRIKEELERETHPHRGRLIISAPLSFGIGLMPRLVNSFQLAYPNIELVISMTDRFVDIFEENCDLAIRLSEPLTDKTGIWRKICEIPRHVVASKVFFETNPRPDSPENLDRKNCLSYGHNKEAETWKLRNGAMRRKVTAGSSLISNNGNFLYSMIMADTGIAVLPEFIVSQGLKNGSIEHVLPDWTAEPLWLSLYYPPYEAFPPLVATFTDFFEAFLADLDGFDFSDV, from the coding sequence ATGCTGAACCTTAAGCCTATTCGTGTTTTTCTTGAAATTGCGTCACTCCAAAGTTTCACGGCGGCCTCGCAGTCCTTGCGTATGACACCAGCAACGGTCACGCGTATCATCGCTCGATTGGAAGAGGACCTTGGTCAACAACTTTTGCTACGGACAACACGGCGGGTGTCACTCACTTCTGCTGGTGCTTTGGTTGCCGCCCGTTATCGCCCGCTGATCGAAGAGTTCGATCGCATAAAAGAAGAACTTGAACGCGAGACACATCCACATCGTGGCAGGCTGATTATCAGTGCTCCATTATCTTTTGGGATCGGCCTGATGCCGAGACTAGTGAATAGCTTCCAGCTAGCTTATCCCAATATCGAATTAGTAATCTCTATGACAGATCGGTTTGTCGATATCTTCGAAGAGAACTGCGACTTGGCAATCCGATTGTCCGAGCCATTGACAGACAAGACCGGGATCTGGCGAAAGATATGTGAAATTCCGCGCCATGTAGTTGCATCCAAAGTATTTTTTGAAACCAACCCACGCCCTGACAGTCCCGAAAATCTGGATCGTAAAAACTGCCTTTCCTATGGGCACAATAAAGAAGCCGAGACATGGAAGCTGAGAAATGGAGCAATGAGGCGCAAAGTAACCGCTGGAAGTTCCCTTATCTCAAATAATGGAAATTTTCTCTATTCAATGATTATGGCAGACACAGGCATAGCCGTCCTACCGGAATTCATTGTTAGCCAGGGCCTCAAAAATGGATCGATCGAACATGTCCTCCCAGATTGGACAGCCGAGCCCCTCTGGTTGTCCCTCTACTACCCGCCATATGAGGCGTTCCCGCCACTCGTCGCGACATTCACCGACTTCTTTGAAGCATTCTTGGCTGACTTGGACGGGTTTGACTTTAGCGATGTCTAA
- a CDS encoding VOC family protein: protein MKKYVKGLHHVTSIANDAFENNLFFTQTLAMRRVKKTVNFDSPGVYHLYYGDKIGTPGSIMTYFPFHGIPKGQRGTGEVGITEFAIPNGALTYWKERLVHLDVSGLFETSFLGEARLEFNGPDKDRFAFVETDHAGRTPWSGSVADEEVGILGLNGVRLSLRDSTATGELLTLLGYQKVESTGNVARFRIMGGNPANTIDLEELPASQHAFQGAGSVHHIAFAVEDRAAQLEARRALLDAGLQVTPVIDRDYFWSVYFRAPCGVLFEIATNGPGFDRDEDTAHLGEKLKLPRRYHPYREHIERKLPQLV from the coding sequence ATGAAAAAGTACGTAAAGGGATTACATCACGTCACATCAATCGCAAATGACGCTTTTGAAAATAATCTGTTTTTTACTCAGACTTTGGCGATGAGACGCGTAAAAAAGACGGTGAACTTTGACTCTCCAGGGGTTTACCACCTCTACTACGGCGACAAAATTGGCACTCCCGGCTCAATCATGACCTATTTCCCCTTCCACGGCATACCGAAGGGCCAACGCGGAACGGGCGAAGTGGGTATTACCGAATTTGCAATCCCGAATGGCGCTCTCACCTATTGGAAAGAACGCCTTGTACATCTCGATGTCAGCGGTCTTTTCGAAACGAGTTTTCTTGGTGAAGCACGCTTGGAATTCAATGGACCCGACAAAGACAGATTTGCTTTCGTCGAGACCGATCATGCGGGGCGTACGCCGTGGTCTGGCTCAGTTGCCGATGAAGAAGTCGGCATTCTTGGCCTCAACGGTGTCCGACTTAGCTTGCGGGATTCGACGGCGACAGGTGAACTACTGACACTCTTGGGATACCAGAAAGTTGAGTCTACTGGTAACGTCGCTCGGTTTCGTATCATGGGAGGAAACCCCGCAAACACAATCGACCTTGAAGAGTTGCCAGCTTCCCAGCACGCGTTTCAAGGCGCTGGGTCAGTGCACCATATCGCATTTGCAGTTGAGGACCGCGCTGCTCAGCTCGAGGCACGCCGCGCACTGCTAGACGCAGGTTTACAGGTTACACCGGTGATTGACCGGGACTATTTTTGGTCGGTCTATTTTAGAGCCCCATGCGGAGTTTTGTTCGAAATTGCGACCAATGGACCAGGGTTTGATCGCGATGAAGATACCGCACATCTGGGTGAAAAACTGAAATTGCCAAGGCGATACCACCCCTATCGGGAACATATCGAGCGCAAACTGCCTCAACTTGTTTAA
- a CDS encoding alpha/beta hydrolase, translating into MSIGSYYALSVAPSANAPLIFAFHGIGGDERQFFSFAQVLVPGAGVISPRGDALEIDHPRFFRRLSEGVFDMDDLALRTNRMIDFLAAWAMRHPKSPVYGFGYSIGATILTSVLIKQPNLFDRVGLLHPVIPWQLTSAPDFDGTHILITAGRNDPICPLHMTERLINWASEQEAIVKTVIHHGGHELRRQEISALLALMNPSSEMNSL; encoded by the coding sequence ATGAGTATTGGTAGCTACTACGCATTGTCCGTTGCGCCCTCAGCAAATGCACCGTTGATTTTCGCTTTTCACGGTATAGGGGGAGACGAACGGCAGTTCTTTTCGTTCGCCCAGGTATTGGTGCCCGGAGCCGGTGTCATCTCCCCTCGTGGAGATGCATTGGAGATCGACCATCCCCGTTTTTTTCGCCGCTTGAGCGAAGGTGTCTTTGACATGGATGACCTCGCCTTGCGGACGAATAGAATGATTGATTTTCTTGCGGCCTGGGCAATGCGACACCCGAAATCCCCGGTCTACGGCTTTGGTTATTCTATCGGCGCAACCATTCTGACATCAGTCCTCATCAAGCAACCCAACCTGTTTGATCGAGTAGGTCTGCTGCATCCGGTCATTCCTTGGCAACTCACTTCGGCCCCGGATTTTGATGGTACTCATATCCTGATCACAGCCGGACGAAATGACCCAATTTGCCCCCTCCACATGACTGAACGACTGATCAACTGGGCCTCAGAGCAAGAGGCAATAGTTAAAACTGTGATTCATCATGGCGGACACGAGTTGCGCCGACAGGAAATTTCGGCGCTTTTGGCCCTGATGAACCCCTCATCTGAAATGAACAGCCTATGA
- a CDS encoding DUF5020 family protein yields MKPVPSCLDRKQGRAPKATATVFCTGLVLCLSSEAVPAQNVSTTEIQLHYGDGFHLGRNDAGRTSRSVATLEHFTASENGDVFFFVDGYYDYDGLQTNKKSGHYGEIYGHLSGKALGLNFQDNSFVKDIAFGLGVNQSENLTIGLLGSRATFNVQGFSLLSLGLYAYETIKDPLDRDLDTTYQATLSWKAPFEFGGQNFTAKGFVDFIGDRGNGVDNQIVFSPQIRWDAGRAIGWQPNRFDLGIEYIHFKNKFGVSGVTDNSLSIFAAFKLH; encoded by the coding sequence ATGAAACCCGTCCCCAGTTGTCTTGATAGAAAGCAAGGAAGAGCGCCAAAGGCGACCGCGACTGTATTCTGTACTGGGCTGGTACTTTGCCTTTCTTCTGAAGCCGTACCAGCACAAAACGTTTCGACCACGGAAATCCAACTGCACTACGGAGACGGGTTTCACCTTGGCCGAAATGATGCCGGACGAACCTCGCGGTCAGTCGCTACGCTCGAACACTTCACCGCATCCGAAAATGGCGATGTGTTTTTCTTTGTTGATGGCTACTACGATTATGATGGCCTTCAAACTAACAAAAAGAGCGGTCACTATGGCGAAATTTATGGGCACTTGAGCGGCAAGGCTCTGGGGTTGAATTTCCAAGACAATAGTTTCGTAAAGGATATCGCCTTTGGGCTCGGTGTGAACCAGAGCGAAAACCTTACCATCGGATTGTTAGGCTCGCGCGCAACTTTCAATGTGCAAGGTTTTTCACTTCTGAGCCTCGGTCTATACGCCTACGAGACCATCAAAGATCCATTGGATCGCGATCTGGATACAACGTATCAGGCAACTCTGAGCTGGAAAGCTCCATTTGAGTTTGGCGGCCAGAATTTTACCGCCAAAGGCTTTGTCGATTTCATTGGAGACAGAGGGAATGGTGTCGACAACCAGATAGTGTTCTCGCCACAAATCCGGTGGGATGCGGGCCGCGCCATCGGTTGGCAACCAAACAGGTTCGATCTTGGCATCGAATATATCCATTTCAAAAACAAGTTCGGTGTCTCCGGTGTAACCGACAATTCACTCTCGATTTTTGCTGCTTTCAAACTGCACTGA
- a CDS encoding Ig-like domain-containing protein — MNFLVGLARQAIFAVLLLVPAQSHAEAGLHLLNYAPASPTVPDNILRIYLSFSRPMARGQVRDAIRLVHSIQGEVENPFLNLGVELWDADQRRLTLLFDPGRIKQGVGPNIQAGAALVAGQNYQLIVDGGMKSAAGVALGETRVISYQVVAAERRAISPGDWRLEAPMHDSREMLKLTFDRLIDTAVSRRLIHIVGSDGNTIPGHIKSDGRSWTFQPFGSWGAGLYRVIISPALEDISGNTIRAPFDANSGTIGSQTSPMELTFLTR, encoded by the coding sequence ATGAACTTTCTTGTTGGTCTAGCACGGCAAGCCATTTTTGCCGTGCTCCTTTTGGTCCCGGCTCAATCCCATGCGGAAGCGGGCTTGCACCTTTTGAACTATGCCCCTGCAAGCCCTACTGTTCCGGACAACATTCTGAGGATCTACCTCAGCTTTTCTCGCCCTATGGCGCGAGGGCAGGTTCGTGATGCAATCAGGCTTGTCCATAGTATCCAGGGTGAAGTGGAAAATCCGTTCCTCAATTTGGGAGTGGAATTGTGGGATGCCGACCAGCGGCGATTGACTCTCCTGTTTGATCCAGGCCGGATCAAACAGGGTGTGGGCCCAAATATTCAAGCCGGAGCTGCCCTCGTCGCTGGTCAAAACTATCAGCTGATCGTTGATGGCGGCATGAAGAGCGCTGCTGGCGTGGCTCTAGGCGAAACCAGGGTTATTTCCTATCAAGTGGTTGCTGCAGAACGACGGGCCATTTCACCTGGTGACTGGAGGCTTGAAGCACCGATGCATGACAGTCGCGAAATGTTGAAACTGACGTTTGATCGGCTGATCGATACTGCTGTATCCCGCCGGTTAATTCACATAGTTGGATCTGATGGCAACACCATTCCAGGTCATATCAAAAGTGACGGGCGTTCGTGGACATTCCAACCTTTCGGTTCATGGGGTGCCGGGCTCTATCGGGTGATTATTAGCCCTGCGCTGGAAGACATATCCGGCAATACAATTCGCGCGCCCTTCGATGCTAATTCAGGCACAATAGGGTCACAAACATCCCCAATGGAACTTACATTCTTAACTCGTTAG
- a CDS encoding pirin family protein, translating into MPLIHDRNSRGHTKTGWLDSFHTFSMGGFYDPKRVQHRALRVLNEDRVIPGAGFGKHDHQEMDIVTLVLSGALRHEDSLGNGSVIHPGEIQSMTAGTGITHSEMNASESEQVHFYQIWIIPDETGLSPSYQQRPIDLIATKNTLHPIACGRGSDGTVKLHSDTTLLMAGLTDGASVHYQFEPGRAGFLQVVSGLISIDGNQFKAGDGLQFESTGHCSVDAEEDATVLLFDLK; encoded by the coding sequence ATGCCGCTGATTCATGACCGCAATTCACGCGGCCACACCAAAACTGGTTGGCTGGACAGCTTTCATACCTTTTCGATGGGTGGCTTCTATGATCCAAAACGGGTTCAACACAGAGCATTACGGGTCCTAAATGAAGACAGGGTGATCCCCGGTGCTGGTTTTGGGAAACATGATCACCAGGAAATGGACATCGTGACACTGGTGCTGAGTGGTGCGCTACGCCACGAAGATTCTCTGGGCAACGGATCCGTCATTCACCCCGGAGAAATCCAGTCCATGACGGCTGGCACCGGGATCACCCATTCTGAAATGAACGCCTCGGAGAGTGAGCAGGTTCATTTCTATCAAATCTGGATAATCCCGGATGAGACAGGCCTGTCTCCAAGTTACCAACAACGGCCCATTGATTTGATTGCAACGAAAAACACTCTTCACCCCATTGCGTGCGGGAGGGGCAGTGACGGAACTGTAAAGCTGCACAGTGATACAACCCTTCTAATGGCCGGCCTGACTGATGGTGCCAGTGTTCACTATCAATTCGAACCAGGTAGAGCAGGTTTTTTGCAGGTTGTTTCCGGGTTGATTTCCATTGATGGGAACCAATTCAAAGCAGGCGACGGGCTTCAATTTGAATCCACAGGACACTGTTCCGTGGACGCAGAGGAAGATGCCACTGTATTGCTCTTTGACCTTAAATGA
- a CDS encoding MATE family efflux transporter: MSTTDTDAIFTHGSLMRHVAVMSFTSSIGLMAIFAVDLIDMIFISMLGKDALAAAAGYASTLLFFTNSISMGLSIAAGALVSKALGRGKLTEAREFATSVAFFTAITGCVLPFFILLNLGALLGVLGASGVVAEQAKSYLWINMPTMSVIGVAMTGMAVLRAYGDARRSMYSTLLGGLANAVFDAIGITRQLIFLFCGPLALVSFFNGAIFAANATFNNLGHPLYSAWINWGKNTVGTLPFVLIGAAFWGAPGILVGQAVGVIIFSVIAITLAMRVVAAPSEKSVKRPFLKHHRNHILCSQGRW, from the coding sequence ATGAGCACAACAGATACCGATGCAATTTTTACTCATGGCAGCCTAATGCGCCATGTGGCAGTGATGTCATTTACTTCAAGTATCGGCTTGATGGCCATATTTGCTGTTGATTTGATCGACATGATTTTCATCTCGATGTTGGGCAAAGACGCTCTGGCTGCGGCAGCAGGGTATGCCAGTACTCTGTTGTTTTTTACCAACTCAATCAGCATGGGCCTGTCCATAGCTGCGGGAGCACTTGTCTCAAAAGCTTTGGGACGCGGAAAATTGACCGAGGCCCGGGAATTTGCGACAAGTGTAGCCTTTTTCACGGCGATAACCGGTTGCGTTCTACCATTCTTCATCCTGCTTAATCTGGGTGCTTTGCTTGGTGTGCTTGGGGCGTCTGGAGTAGTGGCCGAACAGGCAAAAAGCTATTTGTGGATTAACATGCCCACAATGTCAGTGATTGGTGTGGCAATGACGGGAATGGCCGTTTTGCGCGCCTATGGTGATGCTCGCCGATCGATGTACTCAACGCTCTTGGGCGGTCTTGCCAATGCGGTGTTCGACGCAATTGGTATAACCAGACAACTGATCTTTCTGTTTTGCGGTCCGCTAGCATTGGTATCTTTCTTCAACGGTGCAATTTTTGCGGCTAACGCCACATTTAACAACCTTGGCCATCCACTGTATTCAGCTTGGATAAACTGGGGAAAAAACACGGTCGGCACTTTACCCTTCGTTCTAATAGGGGCTGCCTTCTGGGGGGCACCGGGTATTTTAGTAGGGCAAGCTGTGGGTGTGATTATCTTCTCTGTCATTGCAATCACATTGGCCATGAGAGTTGTTGCTGCCCCTTCGGAGAAATCAGTCAAACGACCGTTTTTGAAACACCACAGAAACCACATATTATGTAGTCAAGGTCGGTGGTGA
- a CDS encoding low temperature requirement protein A — MPNQVKFRLAPRDRHETHRAATPLELMFDLASVIAIATAATGLHHAVAHSHFADGVVGFFFAFFMIWLAWMNYTWFASAYDNGHRWFQIISMAIMFGSLVLAAGIPAVFAGEPLFLVLIGFIIMRLGLVVLWLAAAQSGSGHRETSLRYAGGIAALQVFWVAIILMIPATSAALKWAFLLGFAMELAVPVFSEGSNRTAWHKHHIIERYGLLNIIVLGECFLAVVMAIKGEGGLPSWQLLEIGLLASIITFALWALYFNGHDHLPHEEKNHVLIWGYGHFTLFASGAATGAGFAVMVDFANHSAHLSETAAALSVAIPVSLYVMSVWLVRDRYWLVGGAQFVMPGCAVAVLLAAFFASSHVLLLIAAVLIGTLIIRTNLGANLAVKEK; from the coding sequence ATGCCTAACCAAGTGAAGTTTCGCCTTGCACCTCGTGATCGTCACGAAACACATCGTGCCGCAACGCCACTCGAACTCATGTTTGATCTGGCCTCAGTCATAGCGATTGCTACGGCTGCAACCGGTCTGCACCACGCGGTTGCTCACTCACATTTTGCTGACGGGGTGGTCGGTTTCTTCTTTGCTTTTTTCATGATTTGGCTGGCTTGGATGAACTACACGTGGTTTGCATCAGCCTATGACAATGGCCACCGTTGGTTCCAGATCATCTCGATGGCGATCATGTTCGGGTCATTGGTTCTGGCGGCTGGCATTCCTGCTGTATTTGCAGGCGAACCCCTATTTCTAGTCTTGATTGGTTTTATCATCATGCGCCTTGGGTTGGTCGTTCTTTGGCTTGCCGCTGCGCAAAGTGGCTCAGGTCACAGGGAAACTTCCTTGCGCTATGCGGGGGGGATAGCAGCCTTACAAGTTTTTTGGGTTGCTATAATCCTGATGATCCCAGCCACGTCGGCAGCGCTGAAATGGGCTTTTCTACTAGGCTTTGCGATGGAGCTGGCCGTTCCTGTCTTCTCGGAAGGGAGCAACAGAACTGCTTGGCATAAGCATCATATTATCGAGCGCTATGGTCTTTTGAATATCATTGTACTCGGCGAGTGCTTTTTGGCCGTTGTTATGGCGATCAAAGGAGAAGGCGGGTTGCCGTCCTGGCAATTGCTTGAAATCGGATTATTGGCCTCTATCATCACATTTGCGCTTTGGGCACTCTATTTCAACGGCCATGATCACTTGCCTCATGAGGAGAAAAACCATGTTCTGATTTGGGGCTACGGTCACTTCACTCTGTTTGCATCAGGGGCCGCAACCGGCGCAGGATTTGCGGTTATGGTCGACTTCGCCAATCATAGTGCACATCTTAGTGAGACCGCAGCGGCGTTGTCAGTCGCTATTCCAGTGTCTCTCTATGTAATGTCGGTATGGCTCGTTCGTGACCGGTATTGGTTGGTTGGCGGCGCCCAATTTGTGATGCCCGGTTGCGCAGTGGCGGTTTTACTCGCAGCTTTCTTTGCCAGTTCTCACGTGTTGCTTCTTATCGCGGCGGTGCTGATCGGAACCTTGATAATACGTACAAATTTGGGTGCAAATTTAGCGGTGAAAGAAAAATAG
- a CDS encoding CDGSH iron-sulfur domain-containing protein produces MSNSENENITVHFHGKKCVHARRCVLGLPDVFQPGAKGGWISPDNANADDIAQVIDSCPSGALTYERKDGGKGETQPKVNTLRLNENGPNEIKGDIQIPNEEPYTRVLLCRCGKSNNMPFCDNSHLSTDFVASGEVQTTQSADTPTTRDGSLLVTPIKDGPVMVSGNLEIIAGSGRRIATGEKFVLCRCGASKNKPFCDGQHKKTGFETG; encoded by the coding sequence ATGTCCAATTCTGAAAATGAAAATATCACTGTTCATTTCCACGGGAAGAAGTGTGTTCATGCAAGGCGTTGCGTCTTGGGTCTGCCTGATGTGTTCCAACCTGGAGCAAAAGGAGGATGGATATCTCCTGACAATGCAAACGCCGATGACATCGCTCAGGTGATTGACAGCTGCCCCTCCGGTGCACTGACCTATGAGCGCAAAGATGGGGGTAAAGGCGAAACTCAACCAAAAGTGAATACCCTTCGACTCAATGAAAACGGCCCCAATGAGATCAAGGGCGATATCCAAATACCCAACGAAGAGCCGTACACGCGTGTTTTGCTTTGCCGCTGCGGCAAATCCAACAACATGCCATTTTGCGACAATAGCCATCTGAGTACAGACTTTGTTGCTTCAGGAGAGGTGCAGACAACCCAAAGTGCAGATACTCCGACAACCCGCGATGGGTCTCTTTTGGTCACGCCGATAAAAGACGGTCCAGTCATGGTTTCTGGAAATCTCGAAATTATTGCTGGATCTGGTCGTCGTATAGCGACAGGAGAGAAATTTGTTCTTTGCCGCTGTGGGGCGTCAAAGAACAAGCCTTTTTGCGATGGCCAGCACAAGAAAACTGGGTTTGAAACCGGCTGA
- a CDS encoding VOC family protein, with protein sequence MIKTIKGLHHVTSMAANAKVNNQFFTETMGLRRVKKTVNFDAPEIYHLYYGDEIGTPGSVMTYFPFQQILKGKRGNGEVGITEFAVPENALGFWKERLATQGVPGLEQSNFLGETRLEFDGPDGDSFALVESDQRGRAPWAGGDIPEEAGILGFRGARLRLRDTSATGELLTFMGYQKGETSGNVTRYLVEGGNAADSIDLEEMPQGAAAQEGAGSVHHIAFAVDDRATQDEVRKALLDTGYQVTPVIDRDYFYAIYFRTPGGVLFEIATNEPGFDRDEDPAHLGESLKLPARYEPYRTQIEQSLPDIAA encoded by the coding sequence ATGATTAAAACTATCAAAGGCTTGCATCACGTCACTTCGATGGCCGCGAATGCCAAAGTGAATAATCAGTTTTTCACCGAAACAATGGGCCTGCGCCGGGTCAAGAAGACTGTGAACTTTGACGCACCTGAAATCTATCACCTCTATTACGGAGACGAAATTGGTACGCCGGGATCGGTGATGACATATTTCCCATTCCAGCAAATACTGAAAGGAAAACGTGGTAACGGCGAAGTCGGTATCACTGAATTTGCGGTTCCCGAGAACGCACTCGGATTCTGGAAAGAGCGCCTTGCCACACAGGGTGTTCCAGGGTTGGAGCAGAGCAATTTCTTGGGGGAAACCCGCCTGGAATTCGATGGGCCGGATGGCGACAGCTTTGCACTAGTTGAATCTGACCAGAGGGGTCGTGCTCCGTGGGCGGGTGGTGACATACCCGAGGAAGCAGGCATTCTCGGCTTTCGTGGTGCACGTTTGAGATTGCGTGACACCTCTGCCACCGGAGAACTTTTGACATTCATGGGCTACCAGAAAGGTGAGACCAGCGGCAATGTCACTCGCTATCTGGTCGAAGGTGGAAATGCAGCAGATAGCATAGACCTTGAGGAAATGCCGCAAGGTGCTGCTGCTCAAGAGGGGGCGGGATCGGTGCATCACATCGCCTTCGCTGTTGATGACCGTGCAACACAGGATGAAGTGCGCAAGGCGCTTTTAGATACGGGCTACCAAGTAACCCCGGTGATAGACCGAGATTACTTTTACGCGATCTATTTTCGCACACCGGGCGGTGTTTTGTTTGAAATTGCAACCAATGAGCCTGGATTTGATCGTGATGAGGACCCTGCACATTTGGGCGAGTCACTGAAACTTCCGGCACGCTATGAGCCGTATCGCACCCAAATCGAGCAGAGCCTTCCTGACATTGCAGCCTGA
- a CDS encoding alpha/beta hydrolase, which translates to MLNGGYEYLTRTPVNGAPLIFAFHGTGGNEEQFFELAQDLVPGAGVISPRGDVLEMHATRFFRRTGEGVYDMEDLAARTTKMAEFIAVFKARYANVPIFGFGYSNGANILASVAMRYPNLFDRIGLLHPLIPWAPSPEPGLAGCKVLISAGRRDPICPWSQSQALIDWFEAQSAEVTTVIHDGGHEIHREEIDGLSQLFALTHPIPGKEMEITQ; encoded by the coding sequence ATGCTGAATGGCGGATATGAATACCTCACGAGAACACCAGTCAATGGTGCCCCACTTATTTTCGCCTTTCACGGCACCGGTGGAAATGAAGAACAATTCTTCGAATTGGCTCAAGATCTGGTCCCTGGGGCGGGCGTGATTTCGCCCCGGGGAGATGTGCTTGAAATGCATGCTACCCGGTTCTTTCGGCGCACAGGTGAAGGTGTTTACGATATGGAAGACCTCGCCGCACGAACTACGAAAATGGCTGAATTTATTGCAGTATTCAAAGCACGATACGCTAATGTGCCAATCTTTGGCTTTGGATATTCCAATGGCGCCAACATTTTAGCCTCGGTCGCTATGAGGTATCCCAATCTGTTTGATCGTATCGGGTTGCTGCACCCGCTTATCCCGTGGGCACCGTCCCCAGAGCCTGGCTTGGCGGGATGCAAAGTTCTGATTTCTGCCGGGCGGCGTGATCCGATTTGTCCTTGGTCGCAAAGCCAAGCTCTCATTGACTGGTTTGAAGCACAAAGTGCCGAAGTCACAACAGTCATCCATGATGGAGGACATGAAATCCATCGTGAAGAAATTGATGGGCTATCCCAGCTGTTTGCACTTACCCATCCAATCCCTGGGAAGGAAATGGAGATTACTCAATGA
- a CDS encoding DUF1427 family protein has product MTWLPYFLSLGVGLGIGVIYGLISVRSPAPPIIALLGLFGMLAGETVVHWLRGHSQPLAQAMHLKSFAATKNQPPDHSNKT; this is encoded by the coding sequence ATGACATGGTTGCCATACTTCTTGTCGCTCGGTGTAGGTCTGGGAATAGGAGTAATTTACGGCCTGATTTCCGTTCGCTCTCCCGCGCCGCCGATAATTGCTTTGCTGGGGCTTTTCGGAATGCTGGCTGGCGAGACCGTTGTGCACTGGTTGCGCGGTCATTCACAACCGCTGGCGCAAGCGATGCATCTGAAATCCTTTGCAGCGACCAAAAACCAACCCCCAGATCACTCAAATAAGACCTGA